A window from Drosophila miranda strain MSH22 chromosome Y unlocalized genomic scaffold, D.miranda_PacBio2.1 Contig_Y2_pilon, whole genome shotgun sequence encodes these proteins:
- the LOC117185872 gene encoding trehalase-like isoform X2, whose translation MTRLVAIQLLLLICSYLGALSQAKSFIDYRIDNANAIPKDVESYNFESCEIYCYGDLLNTIQMAKLFEDSKTFVDMKLKQTPAKTLADFELLMEAKNRTPSREDLQKFVDDYFSPKGTELEIWTPTDWKANPAFLDLISDPDLKQWGQELNNIWKDLGRKMNEDVMKNPEYYSIIPVPNPVIIPGGRFIEFYYWDSYWIIRGLLHSEMQDTARGMIENFMSIVQRIGFIPNGGRVYYWGRSQPPLLTGMVKSYVDFTKDDLFAINALEVLEHEFEYFVNNHSVQVKGHNLAVYRDSSTGPRPESYREDVETAENFDTPEAKEDHYSELKSAAESGMDFSSRWFINENGTNVGNLSHLRTRSIVPVDLNAILYWNAKLIAEFHAKAGNVDKMTEYEKKAQTLVQGIQDVLWNEEAGCWLDYDMINEKPRDYFVPSNLAPLFVKAYNISDTEKISASVLSYIEKNKLDTFPGGVPNTLYHTGEQWDFPNVWAPMQYIVVEGLANLNTPAAKELSKKWALRWVKSNFKAYTDSFHMYEKYNAEEFGGHGGGGEYGVQTGFGWSNSVIIEWLCKHGGELSEGYVGGGAATSRLFSVVGVAAVTIVALIAGRVLW comes from the exons ATGACCAGGTTAGTGGCCAtccagctgctcctgctgatATGCAGTTACCTTGGGGCTCTGTCCCAGGCGAAATCCTTCATCGACTATCGCATTGACAATGCCAATGCCATTCCCAAGGATGTGGAATCGTATAATTTTGAAAGTTG TGAAATCTACTGCTATGGCGACCTTTTGAATACCATTCAAATGGCCAAGCTGTTTGAGGACTCAAAGACATTTGTGGACATGAAACTGAAGCAGACGCCGGCCAAGACCCTCGCGGACTTTGAGTTGTTGATGGAGGCCAAGAACCGGACACCCAGCCGCGAGGATCTGCAGAAGTTTGTGGAT GATTACTTCAGCCCGAAGGGCACGGAGCTGGAAATTTGGACACCGACAGACTGGAAGGCGAATCCCGCTTTTCTTGATCTGATCAGCGATCCAGACCTGAAGCAATGGGGCCAGGAGCTGAACAATATCTGGAAGGATCTGGGACGCAAGATGAACGAAGATGTGATGAAGAATCCCGAGTACTACTCGATCATCCCAGTGCCGAATCCAGTGATCATTCCGGGAGGCCGCTTCATAGAATTCTATTACTGGGACTCGTACTGGATCATCCGCGGACTGCTTCACAGCGAGATGCAAGACACGGCCCGTGGCATGATCGAGAACTTCATGTCCATTGTGCAGAGGATCGGCTTCATTCCGAATGGCGGACGAGTCTACTACTGGGGCCGCTCCCAGCCCCCGCTGCTGACCGGCATGGTCAAGTCGTACGTGGACTTCACCAAGGACGATCTGTTCGCCATCAACGCCCTGGAGGTGCTTGAGCACGAGTTCGAGTACTTTGTGAACAATCACTCGGTCCAGGTCAAGGGTCACAATCTGGCCGTCTACCGCGACTCGTCGACCGGTCCGCGGCCCGAGTCCTACCGCGAGGATGTGGAGACTGCAGAGAACTTCGACACGCCCGAGGCCAAGGAGGATCACTACAGCGAGCTCAAGTCCGCCGCCGAGTCTGGCATGGACTTCAGCTCCCGTTGGTTCATCAATGAGAATGGCACCAATGTCGGTAATCTCAGCCACCTGCGAACACGCTCCATTGTACCCGTGGACCTGAATGCAATCCTCTACTGGAACGCCAAGCTGATAGCCGAGTTCCACGCAAAGGCCGGCAACGTGGACAAGATGACCGAGTACGAGAAGAAGGCCCAGACACTCGTGCAGGGCATCCAGGATGTTCTGTGGAACGAGGAGGCAGGCTGCTGGTTGGACTACGAC ATGATCAATGAGAAGCCACGCGACTACTTCGTGCCCAGCAATCTAGCGCCTCTGTTTGTGAAGGCGTACAACATCTCCGATACGGAGAAGATCTCGGCCTCGGTGCTGAGCTATATTGAGAAGAACAAACTGGACACATTCCCGGGCGGAGTGCCTAACACGCTCTACCACACCGGCGAGCAGTGGGACTTCCCCAATGTGTGGGCGCCCATGCAGTATATCGTGGTCGAGGGACTGGCCAATCTGAACACACCCGCGGCCAAGGAGCTCTCCAAGAAGTGGGCCCTTCGCTGGGTGAAGTCCAACTTCAAGGCCTACACCGACAGCTTCCACATGTACGAGAAG TACAATGCTGAGGAGTTTGGCGGCCATGGCGGTGGCGGTGAATACGGAGTTCAGACAGGATTCGGCTGGTCCAATAGCGTGATCATTGAGTGGTTGTGCAAGCACGGAGGCGAACTTTCGGAGGGCTATGTCGGCGGTGGAGCAG
- the LOC117185872 gene encoding trehalase-like isoform X3, which translates to MAAPTGPTTNHKINGNGEIYCYGDLLNTIQMAKLFEDSKTFVDMKLKQTPAKTLADFELLMEAKNRTPSREDLQKFVDDYFSPKGTELEIWTPTDWKANPAFLDLISDPDLKQWGQELNNIWKDLGRKMNEDVMKNPEYYSIIPVPNPVIIPGGRFIEFYYWDSYWIIRGLLHSEMQDTARGMIENFMSIVQRIGFIPNGGRVYYWGRSQPPLLTGMVKSYVDFTKDDLFAINALEVLEHEFEYFVNNHSVQVKGHNLAVYRDSSTGPRPESYREDVETAENFDTPEAKEDHYSELKSAAESGMDFSSRWFINENGTNVGNLSHLRTRSIVPVDLNAILYWNAKLIAEFHAKAGNVDKMTEYEKKAQTLVQGIQDVLWNEEAGCWLDYDMINEKPRDYFVPSNLAPLFVKAYNISDTEKISASVLSYIEKNNLDTFPGEVPNTLYHTGEQWDFPNVWAPMQYIVVEGLANLNTPAAKELSKKWALRWVKSNFKAYTDSFHMYEKYNAEEFGGHGGGGEYGVQTGFGWSNSVIIEWLCKHGAELSEGYVGGGAATSRLFSVVGVAAVTIVALIAGRVLW; encoded by the exons TGAAATCTACTGCTATGGCGACCTTTTGAATACCATTCAAATGGCCAAGCTGTTTGAGGACTCAAAGACATTTGTGGACATGAAACTGAAGCAGACGCCGGCCAAGACCCTCGCGGACTTTGAGTTGTTGATGGAGGCCAAGAACCGGACACCCAGCCGCGAGGATCTGCAGAAGTTTGTGGAT GATTACTTCAGCCCGAAGGGCACGGAGCTGGAAATTTGGACACCGACAGACTGGAAGGCGAATCCCGCTTTTCTTGATCTGATCAGCGATCCAGACCTGAAGCAATGGGGCCAGGAGCTGAACAATATCTGGAAGGATCTGGGACGCAAGATGAACGAAGATGTGATGAAGAATCCCGAGTACTACTCGATCATCCCAGTGCCGAATCCAGTGATCATTCCGGGAGGCCGCTTCATAGAATTCTATTACTGGGACTCGTACTGGATCATCCGCGGACTGCTTCACAGCGAGATGCAAGACACGGCCCGTGGCATGATCGAGAACTTCATGTCCATTGTGCAGAGGATCGGCTTCATTCCGAATGGCGGACGAGTCTACTACTGGGGCCGCTCCCAGCCCCCGCTGCTGACCGGCATGGTCAAGTCGTACGTGGACTTCACCAAGGACGATCTGTTCGCCATCAACGCCCTGGAGGTGCTTGAGCACGAGTTCGAGTACTTTGTGAACAATCACTCGGTCCAGGTCAAGGGTCACAATCTGGCCGTCTACCGCGACTCGTCGACCGGTCCGCGGCCCGAGTCCTACCGCGAGGATGTGGAGACTGCAGAGAACTTCGACACGCCCGAGGCCAAGGAGGATCACTACAGCGAGCTCAAGTCCGCCGCCGAGTCTGGCATGGACTTCAGCTCCCGTTGGTTCATCAATGAGAATGGCACCAATGTCGGTAATCTCAGCCACCTGCGAACACGCTCCATTGTACCCGTGGACCTGAATGCAATCCTCTACTGGAACGCCAAGCTGATAGCCGAGTTCCACGCAAAGGCCGGCAACGTGGACAAGATGACCGAGTACGAGAAGAAGGCCCAGACACTCGTGCAGGGCATCCAGGATGTTCTGTGGAACGAGGAGGCAGGCTGCTGGTTGGACTACGACATGATCAATGAGAAGCCACGCGACTACTTCGTGCCCAGCAATCTAGCGCCTCTGTTTGTGAAGGCGTACAACATCTCCGATACGGAGAAGATCTCGGCCTCGGTGCTGAGCTATATTGAGAAGAACAATCTGGACACATTCCCGGGCGAAGTGCCTAACACGCTCTACCACACCGGCGAGCAGTGGGACTTCCCCAATGTGTGGGCGCCCATGCAGTATATCGTGGTCGAGGGACTGGCCAATCTGAACACACCCGCGGCCAAGGAGCTCTCCAAGAAGTGGGCCCTTCGCTGGGTGAAGTCCAACTTCAAGGCCTACACCGACAGCTTCCACATGTACGAGAAG TACAATGCTGAGGAGTTTGGCGGCCATGGCGGTGGCGGTGAATACGGAGTTCAGACAGGATTCGGCTGGTCCAATAGCGTGATCATTGAGTGGTTGTGCAAGCACGGAGCCGAACTTTCGGAGGGCTATGTCGGCGGTGGAGCAG CTACCTCTCGCCTATTCAGTGTTGTGGGCGTGGCAGCTGTAACCATAGTGGCTCTGATAGCAGGTCGTGTTCTATGGTGA
- the LOC117185872 gene encoding trehalase-like isoform X1: MTRLVAIQLLLLICSYLGALSQAKSFIDYRIDNANAIPKDVESYNFESCEIYCYGDLLNTIQMAKLFEDSKTFVDMKLKQTPAKTLADFELLMEAKNRTPSREDLQKFVDDYFSPKGTELEIWTPTDWKANPAFLDLISDPDLKQWGQELNNIWKDLGRKMNEDVMKNPEYYSIIPVPNPVIIPGGRFIEFYYWDSYWIIRGLLHSEMQDTARGMIENFMSIVQRIGFIPNGGRVYYWGRSQPPLLTGMVKSYVDFTKDDLFAINALEVLEHEFEYFVNNHSVQVKGHNLAVYRDSSTGPRPESYREDVETAENFDTPEAKEDHYSELKSAAESGMDFSSRWFINENGTNVGNLSHLRTRSIVPVDLNAILYWNAKLIAEFHAKAGNVDKMTEYEKKAQTLVQGIQDVLWNEEAGCWLDYDMINEKPRDYFVPSNLAPLFVKAYNISDTEKISASVLSYIEKNNLDTFPGEVPNTLYHTGEQWDFPNVWAPMQYIVVEGLANLNTPAAKELSKKWALRWVKSNFKAYTDSFHMYEKYNAEEFGGHGGGGEYGVQTGFGWSNSVIIEWLCKHGAELSEGYVGGGAATSRLFSVVGVAAVTIVALIAGRVLW, translated from the exons ATGACCAGGTTAGTGGCCAtccagctgctcctgctgatATGCAGTTACCTTGGGGCTCTGTCCCAGGCGAAATCCTTCATCGACTATCGCATTGACAATGCCAATGCCATTCCCAAGGATGTGGAATCGTATAATTTTGAAAGTTG TGAAATCTACTGCTATGGCGACCTTTTGAATACCATTCAAATGGCCAAGCTGTTTGAGGACTCAAAGACATTTGTGGACATGAAACTGAAGCAGACGCCGGCCAAGACCCTCGCGGACTTTGAGTTGTTGATGGAGGCCAAGAACCGGACACCCAGCCGCGAGGATCTGCAGAAGTTTGTGGAT GATTACTTCAGCCCGAAGGGCACGGAGCTGGAAATTTGGACACCGACAGACTGGAAGGCGAATCCCGCTTTTCTTGATCTGATCAGCGATCCAGACCTGAAGCAATGGGGCCAGGAGCTGAACAATATCTGGAAGGATCTGGGACGCAAGATGAACGAAGATGTGATGAAGAATCCCGAGTACTACTCGATCATCCCAGTGCCGAATCCAGTGATCATTCCGGGAGGCCGCTTCATAGAATTCTATTACTGGGACTCGTACTGGATCATCCGCGGACTGCTTCACAGCGAGATGCAAGACACGGCCCGTGGCATGATCGAGAACTTCATGTCCATTGTGCAGAGGATCGGCTTCATTCCGAATGGCGGACGAGTCTACTACTGGGGCCGCTCCCAGCCCCCGCTGCTGACCGGCATGGTCAAGTCGTACGTGGACTTCACCAAGGACGATCTGTTCGCCATCAACGCCCTGGAGGTGCTTGAGCACGAGTTCGAGTACTTTGTGAACAATCACTCGGTCCAGGTCAAGGGTCACAATCTGGCCGTCTACCGCGACTCGTCGACCGGTCCGCGGCCCGAGTCCTACCGCGAGGATGTGGAGACTGCAGAGAACTTCGACACGCCCGAGGCCAAGGAGGATCACTACAGCGAGCTCAAGTCCGCCGCCGAGTCTGGCATGGACTTCAGCTCCCGTTGGTTCATCAATGAGAATGGCACCAATGTCGGTAATCTCAGCCACCTGCGAACACGCTCCATTGTACCCGTGGACCTGAATGCAATCCTCTACTGGAACGCCAAGCTGATAGCCGAGTTCCACGCAAAGGCCGGCAACGTGGACAAGATGACCGAGTACGAGAAGAAGGCCCAGACACTCGTGCAGGGCATCCAGGATGTTCTGTGGAACGAGGAGGCAGGCTGCTGGTTGGACTACGACATGATCAATGAGAAGCCACGCGACTACTTCGTGCCCAGCAATCTAGCGCCTCTGTTTGTGAAGGCGTACAACATCTCCGATACGGAGAAGATCTCGGCCTCGGTGCTGAGCTATATTGAGAAGAACAATCTGGACACATTCCCGGGCGAAGTGCCTAACACGCTCTACCACACCGGCGAGCAGTGGGACTTCCCCAATGTGTGGGCGCCCATGCAGTATATCGTGGTCGAGGGACTGGCCAATCTGAACACACCCGCGGCCAAGGAGCTCTCCAAGAAGTGGGCCCTTCGCTGGGTGAAGTCCAACTTCAAGGCCTACACCGACAGCTTCCACATGTACGAGAAG TACAATGCTGAGGAGTTTGGCGGCCATGGCGGTGGCGGTGAATACGGAGTTCAGACAGGATTCGGCTGGTCCAATAGCGTGATCATTGAGTGGTTGTGCAAGCACGGAGCCGAACTTTCGGAGGGCTATGTCGGCGGTGGAGCAG CTACCTCTCGCCTATTCAGTGTTGTGGGCGTGGCAGCTGTAACCATAGTGGCTCTGATAGCAGGTCGTGTTCTATGGTGA